Proteins encoded within one genomic window of Mya arenaria isolate MELC-2E11 chromosome 13, ASM2691426v1:
- the LOC128213592 gene encoding serine/arginine-rich splicing factor 11-like isoform X7 → MADKIDTRIVQVSNIAPNATRDQMKTLFSYLGRIDEMKMYPTESSNIQVTAKVCYVKYDDDTSVGVALHLANTVFIDRALVVVPCMEDEIPDEQSALQRAPQAVAGMLPGQPTWPTNVISQLQSVGGSQVIITNDPRLTALGLSQYPPLPSNTDPGKIEEIRRTVYVSNLDPAVTGEQIMSFFTQVGEIKYVRMGGEDVEGGKCAYIEFTDQRSIATALTYNGVMFQSRPLSVAHSTSAIEKPKTKMQEAAQREIDEAMKKVKEAQSLITAAADSGDLNIDKAVSRLASSFGRSHSRSRSRSRRHKSRSRSRKRSRSRSRRRSRSRRSRSRHRSRSRRRSRSHSKRKRTKSKSPEKSAIAAVVASVGFPESLVPIVPMLGPTGLKKPGPGMPGGPGTGLRRKRSRSSTPPRRRRSRSRSRSRRRRSRSRSRRRRSRSRKRSKSRTRRSRSRRRSRSRRRSRSKRRRSRSGSRKRRSGSRAGSKEKSSKKSSADTKDKSSSRKSSAVARDKSSSKKSSVDTKDKDSPKKSSVDTKDKDSSKKSSVKTKDKDSSKKRSPSRGRSRSRSRDRRRRSRSKSKGRKTTKSRHRSRSGSRRRRSRSRKKSRSRSGSRHRSSRKDKKKERDRSRERDKKKKHKEKDRDRDEKKENKVDIVKRDYDEEEQILYEDVDKEKKAKASDSTDDERDSGEEDAQSDAGRSSRGQSEAGDRNGRASEPKPPGISDDEYEERRLKPRKPRSEEDEMEPDRGDSPDTREQDMDMSD, encoded by the exons ATGGCGGACAAAATTGATACACGTATCGTTCAGGTTTCAAACATCGCACCGAACGCTACTCGTGATCAGATGAAAACTTTGTTTAGCTATTTAGGCAGAATCGATGAAATGAAGATGTACCCAACAGA GTCCAGTAACATCCAGGTGACGGCCAAGGTGTGTTATGTGAAATATGATGACGACACAAGCGTTGGAGTGGCACTACATCTCGCGAATACAGTCTTCATTGACAGGGCTCTTGTTGTTGTTCCCTGCATGGAAG ATGAGATACCAGATGAACAGTCAGCTCTACAGCGTGCTCCGCAGGCAGTTGCTGGCATGCTACCTGGTCAGCCTACCTGGCCTACCAACGTCATCAGCCAG CTTCAGAGTGTCGGAGGTAGCCAGGTGATTATCACCAACGATCCGCGCCTTACGGCCCTTGGACTCTCTCAGTACCCTCCCTTGCCCAGTAACACCGACCCCGGCAAGATTGAGGAGATCAGACGTACTGTGTATGTCAGCAATCTGGATCCTGCA GTGACTGGAGAACAGATAATGTCGTTCTTTACCCAAGTGGGTGAGATTAAGTATGTCCGTATGGGCGGGGAAGATGTAGAAGGAGGGAAGTGTGCGTACATTGAGTTTACAGACCAACGATCCATCGCCACTGCTCTCACGTATAATGGCGTCATGTTCCAGAGTAGACCCCTGAG TGTTGCCCACTCAACGTCTGCCATTGAGAAACCGAAGACCAAGATGCAGGAGGCAGCCCAGCGTGAGATTGATGAGGCCATGAAGAAAGTGAAAGAAGCTCAGTCACTTATAACAGCCGCTGCCGACTCAG GTGATTTGAACATAGATAAGGCGGTTTCAAGATTGGCGTCAA GTTTTGGTAGAAgtcattcaaggtcaaggtcaagatctCGCAGGCATAAAAGTCGATCTCGCTCACGTAAGCGTAGTCGTTCCAGGTCTCGTCGCAGGTCTAGGTCACGAAGATCGCGATCTcgtcataggtcaaggtcaaggagacgttcaaggtcacactctAAAAGGAAGAGGACAAAGTCAAA GTCTCCAGAAAAGTCTGCCATAGCTGCGGTGGTCGCATCAGTTGG CTTCCCAGAAAGTTTGGTGCCAATAGTGCCAATGCTTGG ACCAACAGGGTTGAAAAAGCCAGGGCCAGG AATGCCAGGCGGACCAGGCACAGGG CTAAGGAGGAAGCGCTCCAGATCTTCAACTCCACCGCGTCGTAGAAGATCAAGGTCACGCTCCAGGTCACGGAGACGCAgatctaggtcaaggtcacgacGCAGAAGGTCAAGATCTAG GAAGAGGTCAAAGAGTCGAACCAGAAGATCAAG GAGCCGACGTCGTAGTCGTTCCCGTCGTAGGTCCAGGTCCAAACGCAGGCGTTCTCGCAGCGGGTCTCGTAAACGGCGCTCTGGCAG TCGAGCTGGGTCTAAAGAAAAGTCTTCTAAGAAGAG TTCTGCCGATACTAAAGACAAGAGCTCTTCAAGAAAgag TTCTGCTGTTGCAAGAGACAAGAGCTCTTCAAAAAAGAG TTCTGTGGATACAAAAGACAAGGACTCTCCAAAAAAGAG TTCTGTGGATACAAAAGACAAGGACTCTTCAAAAAAGAG TTCTGTGAAAACAAAAGACAAGGACTCTTCAAAAAAGAG GTCACCAAGCAGAGGCCGAAGTCGCAGTCGGTCGAGAGACAGAAGAAGGCGATCTCGTAGCAAAAGCAAGGG ACGTAAAACCACAAAGAGTCGCCACCGAAGTCGCAGTGGATCTCGCCggcgaaggtcaaggtcacgtaAGAAGTCAAGGTCACGCAGTGGCTCCAGACATAG ATCCTCCCGTAAGGATAAAAAGAAGGAGCGCGACCGCAGTCGAGAGCGTGACAAGAAGAAGAAACATAAGGAGAAAGACCGAGACAGGGACGAGAAGAAGGAAAATAAGGTGGATATC GTTAAGCGTGATTACGACGAAGAGGAACAAATCTTGTACGAAGACGTTGACAAAGAAAAGAAAGCCAAGGCGTCGGACAGTACAGATGATGAACGGGATAGCGGCGAAGAAGATGCCCAAAGCGATGCTGGTCGCAGCAGTCGGGGCCAGAGTGAGGCTGGGGATAGAAATGGGCGAGCCTCGGAGCCCAAGCCCCCAGGCATCTCGGATGATGAGTATGAGGAAAGGAGGCTGAAACCACGTAAACCACGAAGTGAGGAGGACGAAATGGAGCCCGATCGTGGGGATTCACCTGATACGAGGGAACAGGATATGGACATGAGTGACTAG
- the LOC128213592 gene encoding serine/arginine-rich splicing factor 11-like isoform X5, which translates to MADKIDTRIVQVSNIAPNATRDQMKTLFSYLGRIDEMKMYPTESSNIQVTAKVCYVKYDDDTSVGVALHLANTVFIDRALVVVPCMEDEIPDEQSALQRAPQAVAGMLPGQPTWPTNVISQLQSVGGSQVIITNDPRLTALGLSQYPPLPSNTDPGKIEEIRRTVYVSNLDPAVTGEQIMSFFTQVGEIKYVRMGGEDVEGGKCAYIEFTDQRSIATALTYNGVMFQSRPLSVAHSTSAIEKPKTKMQEAAQREIDEAMKKVKEAQSLITAAADSGDLNIDKAVSRLASSFGRSHSRSRSRSRRHKSRSRSRKRSRSRSRRRSRSRRSRSRHRSRSRRRSRSHSKRKRTKSKSPEKSAIAAVVASVGFPESLVPIVPMLGPTGLKKPGPGMPGGPGTGLRRKRSRSSTPPRRRRSRSRSRSRRRRSRSRSRRRRSRSRKRSKSRTRRSRSRRRSRSRRRSRSKRRRSRSGSRKRRSGSRAGSKEKSSKKSSADTKDKSSSRKSSAVARDKSSSKKSSVDTKDKDSPKKSSVDTKDKDSPKKSSVDTKDKDSSKKSSVKTKDKDSSKKRSPSRGRSRSRSRDRRRRSRSKSKGRKTTKSRHRSRSGSRRRRSRSRKKSRSRSGSRHRSSRKDKKKERDRSRERDKKKKHKEKDRDRDEKKENKVDIVKRDYDEEEQILYEDVDKEKKAKASDSTDDERDSGEEDAQSDAGRSSRGQSEAGDRNGRASEPKPPGISDDEYEERRLKPRKPRSEEDEMEPDRGDSPDTREQDMDMSD; encoded by the exons ATGGCGGACAAAATTGATACACGTATCGTTCAGGTTTCAAACATCGCACCGAACGCTACTCGTGATCAGATGAAAACTTTGTTTAGCTATTTAGGCAGAATCGATGAAATGAAGATGTACCCAACAGA GTCCAGTAACATCCAGGTGACGGCCAAGGTGTGTTATGTGAAATATGATGACGACACAAGCGTTGGAGTGGCACTACATCTCGCGAATACAGTCTTCATTGACAGGGCTCTTGTTGTTGTTCCCTGCATGGAAG ATGAGATACCAGATGAACAGTCAGCTCTACAGCGTGCTCCGCAGGCAGTTGCTGGCATGCTACCTGGTCAGCCTACCTGGCCTACCAACGTCATCAGCCAG CTTCAGAGTGTCGGAGGTAGCCAGGTGATTATCACCAACGATCCGCGCCTTACGGCCCTTGGACTCTCTCAGTACCCTCCCTTGCCCAGTAACACCGACCCCGGCAAGATTGAGGAGATCAGACGTACTGTGTATGTCAGCAATCTGGATCCTGCA GTGACTGGAGAACAGATAATGTCGTTCTTTACCCAAGTGGGTGAGATTAAGTATGTCCGTATGGGCGGGGAAGATGTAGAAGGAGGGAAGTGTGCGTACATTGAGTTTACAGACCAACGATCCATCGCCACTGCTCTCACGTATAATGGCGTCATGTTCCAGAGTAGACCCCTGAG TGTTGCCCACTCAACGTCTGCCATTGAGAAACCGAAGACCAAGATGCAGGAGGCAGCCCAGCGTGAGATTGATGAGGCCATGAAGAAAGTGAAAGAAGCTCAGTCACTTATAACAGCCGCTGCCGACTCAG GTGATTTGAACATAGATAAGGCGGTTTCAAGATTGGCGTCAA GTTTTGGTAGAAgtcattcaaggtcaaggtcaagatctCGCAGGCATAAAAGTCGATCTCGCTCACGTAAGCGTAGTCGTTCCAGGTCTCGTCGCAGGTCTAGGTCACGAAGATCGCGATCTcgtcataggtcaaggtcaaggagacgttcaaggtcacactctAAAAGGAAGAGGACAAAGTCAAA GTCTCCAGAAAAGTCTGCCATAGCTGCGGTGGTCGCATCAGTTGG CTTCCCAGAAAGTTTGGTGCCAATAGTGCCAATGCTTGG ACCAACAGGGTTGAAAAAGCCAGGGCCAGG AATGCCAGGCGGACCAGGCACAGGG CTAAGGAGGAAGCGCTCCAGATCTTCAACTCCACCGCGTCGTAGAAGATCAAGGTCACGCTCCAGGTCACGGAGACGCAgatctaggtcaaggtcacgacGCAGAAGGTCAAGATCTAG GAAGAGGTCAAAGAGTCGAACCAGAAGATCAAG GAGCCGACGTCGTAGTCGTTCCCGTCGTAGGTCCAGGTCCAAACGCAGGCGTTCTCGCAGCGGGTCTCGTAAACGGCGCTCTGGCAG TCGAGCTGGGTCTAAAGAAAAGTCTTCTAAGAAGAG TTCTGCCGATACTAAAGACAAGAGCTCTTCAAGAAAgag TTCTGCTGTTGCAAGAGACAAGAGCTCTTCAAAAAAGAG TTCTGTGGATACAAAAGACAAGGACTCTCCAAAAAAGAG TTCTGTGGATACAAAAGACAAGGACTCTCCAAAAAAGAG TTCTGTGGATACAAAAGACAAGGACTCTTCAAAAAAGAG TTCTGTGAAAACAAAAGACAAGGACTCTTCAAAAAAGAG GTCACCAAGCAGAGGCCGAAGTCGCAGTCGGTCGAGAGACAGAAGAAGGCGATCTCGTAGCAAAAGCAAGGG ACGTAAAACCACAAAGAGTCGCCACCGAAGTCGCAGTGGATCTCGCCggcgaaggtcaaggtcacgtaAGAAGTCAAGGTCACGCAGTGGCTCCAGACATAG ATCCTCCCGTAAGGATAAAAAGAAGGAGCGCGACCGCAGTCGAGAGCGTGACAAGAAGAAGAAACATAAGGAGAAAGACCGAGACAGGGACGAGAAGAAGGAAAATAAGGTGGATATC GTTAAGCGTGATTACGACGAAGAGGAACAAATCTTGTACGAAGACGTTGACAAAGAAAAGAAAGCCAAGGCGTCGGACAGTACAGATGATGAACGGGATAGCGGCGAAGAAGATGCCCAAAGCGATGCTGGTCGCAGCAGTCGGGGCCAGAGTGAGGCTGGGGATAGAAATGGGCGAGCCTCGGAGCCCAAGCCCCCAGGCATCTCGGATGATGAGTATGAGGAAAGGAGGCTGAAACCACGTAAACCACGAAGTGAGGAGGACGAAATGGAGCCCGATCGTGGGGATTCACCTGATACGAGGGAACAGGATATGGACATGAGTGACTAG
- the LOC128213592 gene encoding probable splicing factor, arginine/serine-rich 7 isoform X3, protein MADKIDTRIVQVSNIAPNATRDQMKTLFSYLGRIDEMKMYPTESSNIQVTAKVCYVKYDDDTSVGVALHLANTVFIDRALVVVPCMEDEIPDEQSALQRAPQAVAGMLPGQPTWPTNVISQLQSVGGSQVIITNDPRLTALGLSQYPPLPSNTDPGKIEEIRRTVYVSNLDPAVTGEQIMSFFTQVGEIKYVRMGGEDVEGGKCAYIEFTDQRSIATALTYNGVMFQSRPLSVAHSTSAIEKPKTKMQEAAQREIDEAMKKVKEAQSLITAAADSGDLNIDKAVSRLASSFGRSHSRSRSRSRRHKSRSRSRKRSRSRSRRRSRSRRSRSRHRSRSRRRSRSHSKRKRTKSKSPEKSAIAAVVASVGPTGLKKPGPGMPGGPGTGLRRKRSRSSTPPRRRRSRSRSRSRRRRSRSRSRRRRSRSRKRSKSRTRRSRSRRRSRSRRRSRSKRRRSRSGSRKRRSGSRAGSKEKSSKKSSADTKDKSSSRKSSAVARDKSSSKKSSVDTKDKDSPKKSSEDTKDKDSSKKSSVDTKDKDSPKKSSVDTKDKDSSKKSSVKTKDKDSSKKRSPSRGRSRSRSRDRRRRSRSKSKGRKTTKSRHRSRSGSRRRRSRSRKKSRSRSGSRHRSSRKDKKKERDRSRERDKKKKHKEKDRDRDEKKENKVDIVKRDYDEEEQILYEDVDKEKKAKASDSTDDERDSGEEDAQSDAGRSSRGQSEAGDRNGRASEPKPPGISDDEYEERRLKPRKPRSEEDEMEPDRGDSPDTREQDMDMSD, encoded by the exons ATGGCGGACAAAATTGATACACGTATCGTTCAGGTTTCAAACATCGCACCGAACGCTACTCGTGATCAGATGAAAACTTTGTTTAGCTATTTAGGCAGAATCGATGAAATGAAGATGTACCCAACAGA GTCCAGTAACATCCAGGTGACGGCCAAGGTGTGTTATGTGAAATATGATGACGACACAAGCGTTGGAGTGGCACTACATCTCGCGAATACAGTCTTCATTGACAGGGCTCTTGTTGTTGTTCCCTGCATGGAAG ATGAGATACCAGATGAACAGTCAGCTCTACAGCGTGCTCCGCAGGCAGTTGCTGGCATGCTACCTGGTCAGCCTACCTGGCCTACCAACGTCATCAGCCAG CTTCAGAGTGTCGGAGGTAGCCAGGTGATTATCACCAACGATCCGCGCCTTACGGCCCTTGGACTCTCTCAGTACCCTCCCTTGCCCAGTAACACCGACCCCGGCAAGATTGAGGAGATCAGACGTACTGTGTATGTCAGCAATCTGGATCCTGCA GTGACTGGAGAACAGATAATGTCGTTCTTTACCCAAGTGGGTGAGATTAAGTATGTCCGTATGGGCGGGGAAGATGTAGAAGGAGGGAAGTGTGCGTACATTGAGTTTACAGACCAACGATCCATCGCCACTGCTCTCACGTATAATGGCGTCATGTTCCAGAGTAGACCCCTGAG TGTTGCCCACTCAACGTCTGCCATTGAGAAACCGAAGACCAAGATGCAGGAGGCAGCCCAGCGTGAGATTGATGAGGCCATGAAGAAAGTGAAAGAAGCTCAGTCACTTATAACAGCCGCTGCCGACTCAG GTGATTTGAACATAGATAAGGCGGTTTCAAGATTGGCGTCAA GTTTTGGTAGAAgtcattcaaggtcaaggtcaagatctCGCAGGCATAAAAGTCGATCTCGCTCACGTAAGCGTAGTCGTTCCAGGTCTCGTCGCAGGTCTAGGTCACGAAGATCGCGATCTcgtcataggtcaaggtcaaggagacgttcaaggtcacactctAAAAGGAAGAGGACAAAGTCAAA GTCTCCAGAAAAGTCTGCCATAGCTGCGGTGGTCGCATCAGTTGG ACCAACAGGGTTGAAAAAGCCAGGGCCAGG AATGCCAGGCGGACCAGGCACAGGG CTAAGGAGGAAGCGCTCCAGATCTTCAACTCCACCGCGTCGTAGAAGATCAAGGTCACGCTCCAGGTCACGGAGACGCAgatctaggtcaaggtcacgacGCAGAAGGTCAAGATCTAG GAAGAGGTCAAAGAGTCGAACCAGAAGATCAAG GAGCCGACGTCGTAGTCGTTCCCGTCGTAGGTCCAGGTCCAAACGCAGGCGTTCTCGCAGCGGGTCTCGTAAACGGCGCTCTGGCAG TCGAGCTGGGTCTAAAGAAAAGTCTTCTAAGAAGAG TTCTGCCGATACTAAAGACAAGAGCTCTTCAAGAAAgag TTCTGCTGTTGCAAGAGACAAGAGCTCTTCAAAAAAGAG TTCTGTGGATACAAAAGACAAGGACTCTCCAAAAAAGAG TTCTGAGGATACAAAAGACAAGGACTCTTCAAAAAAGAG TTCTGTGGATACAAAAGACAAGGACTCTCCAAAAAAGAG TTCTGTGGATACAAAAGACAAGGACTCTTCAAAAAAGAG TTCTGTGAAAACAAAAGACAAGGACTCTTCAAAAAAGAG GTCACCAAGCAGAGGCCGAAGTCGCAGTCGGTCGAGAGACAGAAGAAGGCGATCTCGTAGCAAAAGCAAGGG ACGTAAAACCACAAAGAGTCGCCACCGAAGTCGCAGTGGATCTCGCCggcgaaggtcaaggtcacgtaAGAAGTCAAGGTCACGCAGTGGCTCCAGACATAG ATCCTCCCGTAAGGATAAAAAGAAGGAGCGCGACCGCAGTCGAGAGCGTGACAAGAAGAAGAAACATAAGGAGAAAGACCGAGACAGGGACGAGAAGAAGGAAAATAAGGTGGATATC GTTAAGCGTGATTACGACGAAGAGGAACAAATCTTGTACGAAGACGTTGACAAAGAAAAGAAAGCCAAGGCGTCGGACAGTACAGATGATGAACGGGATAGCGGCGAAGAAGATGCCCAAAGCGATGCTGGTCGCAGCAGTCGGGGCCAGAGTGAGGCTGGGGATAGAAATGGGCGAGCCTCGGAGCCCAAGCCCCCAGGCATCTCGGATGATGAGTATGAGGAAAGGAGGCTGAAACCACGTAAACCACGAAGTGAGGAGGACGAAATGGAGCCCGATCGTGGGGATTCACCTGATACGAGGGAACAGGATATGGACATGAGTGACTAG
- the LOC128213592 gene encoding probable splicing factor, arginine/serine-rich 7 isoform X16 has product MADKIDTRIVQVSNIAPNATRDQMKTLFSYLGRIDEMKMYPTESSNIQVTAKVCYVKYDDDTSVGVALHLANTVFIDRALVVVPCMEDEIPDEQSALQRAPQAVAGMLPGQPTWPTNVISQLQSVGGSQVIITNDPRLTALGLSQYPPLPSNTDPGKIEEIRRTVYVSNLDPAVTGEQIMSFFTQVGEIKYVRMGGEDVEGGKCAYIEFTDQRSIATALTYNGVMFQSRPLSVAHSTSAIEKPKTKMQEAAQREIDEAMKKVKEAQSLITAAADSGDLNIDKAVSRLASSFGRSHSRSRSRSRRHKSRSRSRKRSRSRSRRRSRSRRSRSRHRSRSRRRSRSHSKRKRTKSKSPEKSAIAAVVASVGFPESLVPIVPMLGPTGLKKPGPGMPGGPGTGLRRKRSRSSTPPRRRRSRSRSRSRRRRSRSRSRRRRSRSRKRSKSRTRRSRSRRRSRSRRRSRSKRRRSRSGSRKRRSGSRAGSKEKSSKKSSADTKDKSSSRKRSPSRGRSRSRSRDRRRRSRSKSKGRKTTKSRHRSRSGSRRRRSRSRKKSRSRSGSRHRSSRKDKKKERDRSRERDKKKKHKEKDRDRDEKKENKVDIVKRDYDEEEQILYEDVDKEKKAKASDSTDDERDSGEEDAQSDAGRSSRGQSEAGDRNGRASEPKPPGISDDEYEERRLKPRKPRSEEDEMEPDRGDSPDTREQDMDMSD; this is encoded by the exons ATGGCGGACAAAATTGATACACGTATCGTTCAGGTTTCAAACATCGCACCGAACGCTACTCGTGATCAGATGAAAACTTTGTTTAGCTATTTAGGCAGAATCGATGAAATGAAGATGTACCCAACAGA GTCCAGTAACATCCAGGTGACGGCCAAGGTGTGTTATGTGAAATATGATGACGACACAAGCGTTGGAGTGGCACTACATCTCGCGAATACAGTCTTCATTGACAGGGCTCTTGTTGTTGTTCCCTGCATGGAAG ATGAGATACCAGATGAACAGTCAGCTCTACAGCGTGCTCCGCAGGCAGTTGCTGGCATGCTACCTGGTCAGCCTACCTGGCCTACCAACGTCATCAGCCAG CTTCAGAGTGTCGGAGGTAGCCAGGTGATTATCACCAACGATCCGCGCCTTACGGCCCTTGGACTCTCTCAGTACCCTCCCTTGCCCAGTAACACCGACCCCGGCAAGATTGAGGAGATCAGACGTACTGTGTATGTCAGCAATCTGGATCCTGCA GTGACTGGAGAACAGATAATGTCGTTCTTTACCCAAGTGGGTGAGATTAAGTATGTCCGTATGGGCGGGGAAGATGTAGAAGGAGGGAAGTGTGCGTACATTGAGTTTACAGACCAACGATCCATCGCCACTGCTCTCACGTATAATGGCGTCATGTTCCAGAGTAGACCCCTGAG TGTTGCCCACTCAACGTCTGCCATTGAGAAACCGAAGACCAAGATGCAGGAGGCAGCCCAGCGTGAGATTGATGAGGCCATGAAGAAAGTGAAAGAAGCTCAGTCACTTATAACAGCCGCTGCCGACTCAG GTGATTTGAACATAGATAAGGCGGTTTCAAGATTGGCGTCAA GTTTTGGTAGAAgtcattcaaggtcaaggtcaagatctCGCAGGCATAAAAGTCGATCTCGCTCACGTAAGCGTAGTCGTTCCAGGTCTCGTCGCAGGTCTAGGTCACGAAGATCGCGATCTcgtcataggtcaaggtcaaggagacgttcaaggtcacactctAAAAGGAAGAGGACAAAGTCAAA GTCTCCAGAAAAGTCTGCCATAGCTGCGGTGGTCGCATCAGTTGG CTTCCCAGAAAGTTTGGTGCCAATAGTGCCAATGCTTGG ACCAACAGGGTTGAAAAAGCCAGGGCCAGG AATGCCAGGCGGACCAGGCACAGGG CTAAGGAGGAAGCGCTCCAGATCTTCAACTCCACCGCGTCGTAGAAGATCAAGGTCACGCTCCAGGTCACGGAGACGCAgatctaggtcaaggtcacgacGCAGAAGGTCAAGATCTAG GAAGAGGTCAAAGAGTCGAACCAGAAGATCAAG GAGCCGACGTCGTAGTCGTTCCCGTCGTAGGTCCAGGTCCAAACGCAGGCGTTCTCGCAGCGGGTCTCGTAAACGGCGCTCTGGCAG TCGAGCTGGGTCTAAAGAAAAGTCTTCTAAGAAGAG TTCTGCCGATACTAAAGACAAGAGCTCTTCAAGAAAgag GTCACCAAGCAGAGGCCGAAGTCGCAGTCGGTCGAGAGACAGAAGAAGGCGATCTCGTAGCAAAAGCAAGGG ACGTAAAACCACAAAGAGTCGCCACCGAAGTCGCAGTGGATCTCGCCggcgaaggtcaaggtcacgtaAGAAGTCAAGGTCACGCAGTGGCTCCAGACATAG ATCCTCCCGTAAGGATAAAAAGAAGGAGCGCGACCGCAGTCGAGAGCGTGACAAGAAGAAGAAACATAAGGAGAAAGACCGAGACAGGGACGAGAAGAAGGAAAATAAGGTGGATATC GTTAAGCGTGATTACGACGAAGAGGAACAAATCTTGTACGAAGACGTTGACAAAGAAAAGAAAGCCAAGGCGTCGGACAGTACAGATGATGAACGGGATAGCGGCGAAGAAGATGCCCAAAGCGATGCTGGTCGCAGCAGTCGGGGCCAGAGTGAGGCTGGGGATAGAAATGGGCGAGCCTCGGAGCCCAAGCCCCCAGGCATCTCGGATGATGAGTATGAGGAAAGGAGGCTGAAACCACGTAAACCACGAAGTGAGGAGGACGAAATGGAGCCCGATCGTGGGGATTCACCTGATACGAGGGAACAGGATATGGACATGAGTGACTAG